From the Garra rufa chromosome 17, GarRuf1.0, whole genome shotgun sequence genome, one window contains:
- the LOC141289309 gene encoding stonustoxin subunit beta-like, whose protein sequence is MHGTVQERTQDGKPHWDRCPLCSRFRYSCQFTLDPNTAHKLLRLSEGNRVGTNADKLHPYPDHPDRFDKCLQVLCSKSVSGRCYWEVEWSGNVGVCISVSYKSIRRKGSGDECLFGCNDQSWSLSCSPSSFSFWHNNKETELPVPSSCRRIGVYVDHSAGTLSFYSVSDTMNLIHTVQTTFTQPLYPGFLVGFKSSIKL, encoded by the exons atgcaTGGAACTGTTCAAGAACGGACACAGGACGGGAAACCTCATTGGGACCGCTGTCCTCTATGCTCGCGCTTCAGAT ATTCCTGTCAGTTCACTCTGGATCCAAACACTGCACATAAACTCCTCCGCCTGTCTGAAGGGAACAGAGTGGGGACTAACGCTGACAAACTCCACCCGTATCCTGaccatccagacagatttgataaaTGTCTTCAGGTGTTGTGTAGTAAGAGTGTgagtggacgctgttactgggaggttGAGTGGAGTGGGAATGTTGGTGTGTGTATATCTgtctcatataagagcatcaggaGGAAGGGATCTGGTGATGAGTGTTTATTTGGatgtaatgatcagtcctggagtttgtccTGCTCTCCCTCCAGTTTCTCATTCTGGCACAATAACAAAGAGACTGAACTCCCTGTTCCCTCCAGCTGCAGaagaataggagtgtatgtggatcacagtgcaggaactctatccttctacagcgtctctgacacaatgaacctcatccacacagtccagaccacattcactcagccgctctatcctggCTTTCTGGTTGGTTTTAAATCATCAATAAAACTGTGA
- the LOC141290328 gene encoding tripartite motif-containing protein 16-like isoform X2, translating to MAEASVFSVEQFSCPVCLDLLKDPVTIPCGHSYCMSCVTDCWDQEDQKRVYSCPQCRQTFSPRPTLGKNTMLAEVVETLKKTKQKAVVPAGPGDVECDICTGRKHKAVKSCLVCLESYCQTHFERHEEFRSGKKHKLIDATERLQQMICHQHNKLLEVVCRTDQQYICLLCAMDEHKNHETVSTAAERTEKEKHLKETQRKLQQRIQQRQKDLLQLREAVESHKRSAQTAVEDSERIFTELIRSIEKSHSEVTQRIRDQEKAAVSRAEGQMKHLEQEIDDLKRRNTELEELSQTDDHIHFLQSLQSLSAPPEATDNITVTFLFSFDDMRKSVCLLRQKMEHFYKEDLNKILVSHKYTDPRTREDFLQYSHQFTLDPNTAHKLLQLSERNKAVTNTGMPQLYPDHPDRFDGYPQVLCRESVSGRCYWELEWSGSRGVGISVSYKSISRKGSGDKCLFGFNDQSWRLICSPSSFSFWNNNKPINLPVPSSCSRIGVYVDHSVGTLSFYSVSDTMSLIHTVQTTFTQPLYPGFLVGHKSSVKLCGFLSL from the exons ATGGCTGAAGCCAGTGTTTTTTCAGTGGAGCAGTTCAGCTGTCCagtgtgtctggatctcctgaaggatccagtgaccattccctgtggacacagttactgtatgaGCTGCGTTACAGACTGCTGGGATCAAGAGGATCAGAAgagagtctacagctgccctcagtgcagacagaccttcagtccaagacctACTTTAGGTAAAAACACCATGCTGGCTGAAGTGGTGGAGACACTGAAGAAGACCAAACAAAAAGCTGTTGTTCCTGCTGGACCTGGAGACGTGGAGTGTGACATCTGTACTGGAAGAAAACACAAAGCTGTcaagtcctgtctggtgtgtcTGGAGTCTTACTGTCAAACTCATTTTGAGCGTCATGAGGAGTTTCGCTCAGGAAAGAAACACAAATTGATTGATGCCACTGAACGACTGCAGCAGATGATCTGCCATCAACATAATAAACTTCTGGAGGTTGTTTGCCGTACTGACCAGCAGTACATTTGCCTTTTGTGTGCAATGGATGAACATAAAAACCATGAGACTGTATCAACTGCAGCAGAGAGGACAGAGAAAGAG AAACATTTAAAGGAGACACAGAGAAAACtccagcagagaatccagcagagaCAGAAAGATCTTCTGCAGCTGAGAGAGGctgtggagtctcataag cgctctgcacagacagcagtggaggacagtgagaggatctttactgagctcatccgctccattgagaAAAGCCACTCTGAGGTGACACAGCggatcagagatcaggaaaaggctgcagtgagtcgagctgaaggaCAAATGAAGCACCTGGAGCAAGAGATTGATGATCTGAAGAGGAGAAACACTGAGCTGGAGGAGCTTTCACAAACAGATGATCACATCCATTTCCTGCAG AGTCTTCAGTCTCTCTCAGCTCCTCCTGAAGCTACAGACAACATCACTGTCACGTTCCTCTTTTCTTTTGATGATATGAGAAAATCTGTGTGTCTGCTCAGACAGAAAATGGAGCATTTCTACAAAGAGGACCTGAACAAGATTTTAG TCTCTCACAAATACACTGATCCTAGGACCAGGGAGGACTTCCTACAGT ATTCCCATCAGTTCACTCTGGATCCAAACACTGCACATAAACTCCTCCAGCTGTCTGAGAGGAACAAAGCGGTGACCAACACTGGCATGCCCCAActgtatcctgatcatccagacagatttgatggaTATCCTCAAGttttgtgtagagagagtgtgagtggacgctgttactgggagctggAGTGGAGTGGGAGTCGTGGTGTGGgcatatcagtgtcatataagagcatcagcaggaagggatcTGGTGATAAGTGTTTATTTGGCTTTAATGATCAGTCATGGAGACTGATCTGCTCACCCTCCAGTTTCTCATTCTGGAATAACAACAAACCAATTAATCTCCCTGTTCCCTCCAGCtgcagtagaataggagtgtatgtggatcacagtgtaggaactctgtccttctacagcgtctctgacacaatgagcctcatccacacagtccagaccacattcactcagccacTCTATCCTGGCTTTCTGGTTGGTCATAAatcatcagtgaaactgtgtGGTTTTCTATCATTATAG
- the LOC141290328 gene encoding tripartite motif-containing protein 16-like protein isoform X1, which translates to MAEASVFSVEQFSCPVCLDLLKDPVTIPCGHSYCMSCVTDCWDQEDQKRVYSCPQCRQTFSPRPTLGKNTMLAEVVETLKKTKQKAVVPAGPGDVECDICTGRKHKAVKSCLVCLESYCQTHFERHEEFRSGKKHKLIDATERLQQMICHQHNKLLEVVCRTDQQYICLLCAMDEHKNHETVSTAAERTEKEKHLKETQRKLQQRIQQRQKDLLQLREAVESHKRSAQTAVEDSERIFTELIRSIEKSHSEVTQRIRDQEKAAVSRAEGQMKHLEQEIDDLKRRNTELEELSQTDDHIHFLQSLQSLSAPPEATDNITVTFLFSFDDMRKSVCLLRQKMEHFYKEDLNKILGKDSFVLCKQSLGLVLHVFYCLHLFIPTVSHKYTDPRTREDFLQYSHQFTLDPNTAHKLLQLSERNKAVTNTGMPQLYPDHPDRFDGYPQVLCRESVSGRCYWELEWSGSRGVGISVSYKSISRKGSGDKCLFGFNDQSWRLICSPSSFSFWNNNKPINLPVPSSCSRIGVYVDHSVGTLSFYSVSDTMSLIHTVQTTFTQPLYPGFLVGHKSSVKLCGFLSL; encoded by the exons ATGGCTGAAGCCAGTGTTTTTTCAGTGGAGCAGTTCAGCTGTCCagtgtgtctggatctcctgaaggatccagtgaccattccctgtggacacagttactgtatgaGCTGCGTTACAGACTGCTGGGATCAAGAGGATCAGAAgagagtctacagctgccctcagtgcagacagaccttcagtccaagacctACTTTAGGTAAAAACACCATGCTGGCTGAAGTGGTGGAGACACTGAAGAAGACCAAACAAAAAGCTGTTGTTCCTGCTGGACCTGGAGACGTGGAGTGTGACATCTGTACTGGAAGAAAACACAAAGCTGTcaagtcctgtctggtgtgtcTGGAGTCTTACTGTCAAACTCATTTTGAGCGTCATGAGGAGTTTCGCTCAGGAAAGAAACACAAATTGATTGATGCCACTGAACGACTGCAGCAGATGATCTGCCATCAACATAATAAACTTCTGGAGGTTGTTTGCCGTACTGACCAGCAGTACATTTGCCTTTTGTGTGCAATGGATGAACATAAAAACCATGAGACTGTATCAACTGCAGCAGAGAGGACAGAGAAAGAG AAACATTTAAAGGAGACACAGAGAAAACtccagcagagaatccagcagagaCAGAAAGATCTTCTGCAGCTGAGAGAGGctgtggagtctcataag cgctctgcacagacagcagtggaggacagtgagaggatctttactgagctcatccgctccattgagaAAAGCCACTCTGAGGTGACACAGCggatcagagatcaggaaaaggctgcagtgagtcgagctgaaggaCAAATGAAGCACCTGGAGCAAGAGATTGATGATCTGAAGAGGAGAAACACTGAGCTGGAGGAGCTTTCACAAACAGATGATCACATCCATTTCCTGCAG AGTCTTCAGTCTCTCTCAGCTCCTCCTGAAGCTACAGACAACATCACTGTCACGTTCCTCTTTTCTTTTGATGATATGAGAAAATCTGTGTGTCTGCTCAGACAGAAAATGGAGCATTTCTACAAAGAGGACCTGAACAAGATTTTAGGTAAAGATTCATTTGTTCTCTGCAAACAGTCCTTAGGTCTAGTGTTACATGTGTTTTACTGTTTACATCTGTTTATTCCCACAGTCTCTCACAAATACACTGATCCTAGGACCAGGGAGGACTTCCTACAGT ATTCCCATCAGTTCACTCTGGATCCAAACACTGCACATAAACTCCTCCAGCTGTCTGAGAGGAACAAAGCGGTGACCAACACTGGCATGCCCCAActgtatcctgatcatccagacagatttgatggaTATCCTCAAGttttgtgtagagagagtgtgagtggacgctgttactgggagctggAGTGGAGTGGGAGTCGTGGTGTGGgcatatcagtgtcatataagagcatcagcaggaagggatcTGGTGATAAGTGTTTATTTGGCTTTAATGATCAGTCATGGAGACTGATCTGCTCACCCTCCAGTTTCTCATTCTGGAATAACAACAAACCAATTAATCTCCCTGTTCCCTCCAGCtgcagtagaataggagtgtatgtggatcacagtgtaggaactctgtccttctacagcgtctctgacacaatgagcctcatccacacagtccagaccacattcactcagccacTCTATCCTGGCTTTCTGGTTGGTCATAAatcatcagtgaaactgtgtGGTTTTCTATCATTATAG